The following coding sequences lie in one Moritella viscosa genomic window:
- a CDS encoding putative nuclease, with translation MNYTFSRAAIIFTFAFSLSGCFDIADTPKLNSSWETTGSTSSKSEQFGFINDSTSTCPTFLTNNSTDIEQISLPAEFSIVDWNIYKQQGDDWRSELTTLIEQNDLIVLQEAKLSFLLHQLMQQYGLSWTQVEAFSIYKQSMGVLTASKIEPISVCKQALAEPWIRFPKSSLISYYPWTGSDKPLLVANMHMINFTLGVDEFNQQLESVISVIRQHQGPVIMAGDFNTWTNKRLSRLIEVTASVELRQLVYQNDVRETAFGHPLDDIYFRGLQQISASSYETTTSDHNPIVARFGPLF, from the coding sequence ATGAATTATACCTTTTCTCGCGCGGCCATTATTTTTACCTTTGCCTTCTCTTTATCGGGCTGTTTTGATATTGCTGACACGCCAAAATTAAACTCTTCATGGGAAACTACTGGCTCAACATCAAGTAAGAGCGAGCAATTCGGTTTTATTAATGACTCTACAAGCACATGTCCTACCTTTTTAACGAATAACAGCACTGATATTGAACAGATTTCATTACCTGCTGAATTTAGTATTGTGGATTGGAATATTTATAAGCAACAGGGTGATGATTGGCGTTCAGAGTTAACTACATTAATTGAACAAAATGATTTGATCGTCTTACAAGAAGCTAAATTAAGCTTCTTGTTACATCAATTAATGCAGCAGTATGGGTTAAGTTGGACACAAGTTGAAGCTTTTAGTATTTATAAGCAGTCGATGGGTGTATTAACAGCAAGTAAAATAGAACCGATATCAGTGTGTAAACAAGCATTAGCGGAGCCTTGGATTCGTTTTCCTAAATCGTCGTTGATTAGTTATTACCCTTGGACGGGCAGTGATAAACCACTGCTTGTTGCTAATATGCACATGATTAATTTTACACTGGGTGTTGATGAATTTAATCAGCAATTAGAAAGCGTAATTTCTGTGATTCGTCAGCATCAGGGACCTGTCATTATGGCTGGTGATTTCAATACTTGGACAAATAAGCGCTTGAGCAGGCTGATTGAGGTAACGGCAAGTGTTGAGTTACGACAATTGGTTTATCAAAACGATGTGCGTGAAACTGCATTTGGTCATCCCCTCGATGATATTTATTTTAGAGGGTTGCAACAAATAAGTGCCTCATCTTATGAAACAACAACATCCGATCATAACCCGATTGTTGCGCGTTTTGGCCCTTTGTTTTAG
- the trpR gene encoding trp operon repressor — protein sequence MLYHYAITVLMRSFYIMINELLLDISSKDDISLVLPLLLSSEELNAINARVLVYKELLLGERSQREIAKIHNISIATITRGSNNLKSMSNIEKELLQTLLIRK from the coding sequence ATGCTGTACCATTACGCCATTACAGTGTTAATGCGTAGTTTTTATATTATGATCAATGAATTACTTTTAGATATATCCAGTAAAGACGATATTTCACTGGTTCTGCCATTGCTGCTTTCGTCAGAAGAATTAAATGCTATTAATGCTCGTGTTTTGGTTTATAAAGAACTTTTACTTGGCGAGCGATCACAGCGTGAAATAGCGAAAATACACAATATTAGTATTGCCACTATTACTCGAGGTTCAAATAATTTGAAATCAATGAGTAATATTGAAAAAGAATTATTACAAACATTATTAATTAGGAAGTAG
- a CDS encoding putative aromatic amino acid transporter: MSEVMTANQEVQPSSLGGVFIITGTSIGAGMFSLPVLTSNMWFGWAVLFLCVSWFCMYSSALYLLEANQKFKHGVNFDSMTKALLPTSLRMLNGLSVMFVSYILVYAYISGGGSMLGHSLQSGLDIEIDQSVASFIFAVLLGLIVSFSTKAVDRFTSAMLGGMVITFSIAIFSLLSGANFSLLQPFAEMTERLPYSWAAIPSLMVCFGFHSNIPSLVKYYKKDSAKVVNSIRYGSLLALTIYIIWLLASFTVIGRDGFASVIAEGGNMGALVSALESTGSGATLAITLQLFANFAVATSFLGVALGLFDFLTDLLKLNDTLSGRSKTALVTFVPPMIGGVLFPNGFIYAIGYAGFAAAVFALFTPVALAFQARKHLPTTDFLVTGGYTRMAVVIIFAVCVVTFQVLSMMGMLA, from the coding sequence ATGTCTGAAGTCATGACTGCAAATCAAGAAGTGCAGCCATCCTCACTTGGTGGTGTATTTATTATTACGGGTACAAGTATTGGTGCCGGTATGTTTTCATTACCAGTATTAACATCAAACATGTGGTTTGGTTGGGCAGTCCTATTTTTGTGTGTATCTTGGTTCTGTATGTACAGTTCAGCACTTTACTTACTTGAAGCGAACCAAAAATTTAAGCATGGTGTTAATTTTGATTCTATGACGAAGGCTTTATTACCAACATCATTACGCATGTTGAATGGTTTGTCGGTGATGTTTGTCAGTTATATCTTAGTATATGCCTATATTTCGGGTGGTGGCTCGATGTTGGGGCACAGCTTGCAATCGGGTTTAGATATTGAGATTGATCAGTCTGTCGCTAGTTTTATTTTTGCGGTATTACTGGGCTTGATTGTTAGCTTTAGTACTAAAGCGGTTGATCGTTTTACTTCTGCAATGTTAGGTGGGATGGTGATTACTTTTAGCATCGCTATTTTCAGCTTGCTTAGTGGAGCAAATTTTTCTTTATTACAACCATTTGCTGAGATGACAGAACGTTTACCTTATAGTTGGGCTGCAATACCTTCATTAATGGTGTGTTTTGGTTTTCATTCTAATATTCCAAGTCTGGTTAAATATTATAAAAAAGACAGCGCGAAAGTCGTTAATTCCATCCGTTACGGAAGTTTGTTAGCACTGACTATATATATCATCTGGCTGCTTGCGAGTTTTACTGTGATTGGTCGTGATGGATTTGCTTCTGTTATTGCCGAAGGTGGCAATATGGGGGCACTCGTTTCTGCGTTAGAGTCTACGGGATCAGGTGCTACATTAGCGATTACGTTACAACTATTTGCTAATTTTGCTGTAGCAACATCGTTTTTGGGTGTGGCATTAGGTTTATTTGATTTTCTTACTGATTTATTGAAACTTAATGATACCTTGTCTGGTCGTAGTAAAACGGCTTTAGTGACATTTGTACCGCCAATGATAGGCGGTGTGCTATTTCCAAATGGTTTTATCTACGCCATTGGTTATGCGGGCTTCGCTGCCGCTGTATTTGCTTTGTTTACACCTGTCGCACTCGCTTTTCAGGCGCGTAAGCATTTACCAACCACTGACTTTCTTGTTACTGGTGGTTATACACGTATGGCGGTTGTGATTATATTTGCCGTTTGTGTGGTTACCTTTCAAGTATTGTCTATGATGGGGATGCTAGCGTAA
- a CDS encoding NUDIX hydrolase — MINQMPVLRSTIHPDVTAPKNTDQRVATRGIITQGEEILLIFTARYHDYSLPGGGLHDDEDIITGLIREVEEETGAENIHNVVPYGSYEELRPWYKDGFDSIQMLSYCFTCNANKQLGTPRLEENEIKNGVSALWINIHDAIAHNLDVIASHPRAGLSIERETYLLQKIAKDIVTK; from the coding sequence ATGATCAACCAAATGCCCGTCCTTCGTTCTACTATCCATCCAGATGTAACCGCACCTAAAAATACTGACCAACGGGTCGCAACACGCGGCATTATTACTCAAGGTGAAGAGATCTTATTGATCTTCACTGCGCGCTACCATGATTACAGTTTACCGGGTGGCGGATTGCATGACGATGAAGACATCATTACCGGTTTAATCCGAGAAGTTGAAGAAGAAACAGGCGCCGAAAATATTCATAACGTAGTACCTTACGGTAGTTACGAAGAACTTCGCCCTTGGTACAAAGACGGCTTTGATAGTATCCAAATGCTATCCTATTGCTTTACTTGTAATGCCAACAAACAATTAGGCACACCACGCTTAGAAGAAAATGAAATAAAAAATGGCGTTAGCGCGCTATGGATCAATATCCACGATGCGATTGCACATAACCTTGACGTCATAGCTAGCCACCCTAGAGCTGGCCTATCAATTGAGCGAGAAACCTACCTACTACAAAAAATAGCCAAAGATATCGTTACAAAATAG
- a CDS encoding putative thioesterase, which translates to MINGMNFMDKFKQLYPIIVDDIVRWGDMDAFGHVNNTVYFRYFEQARIGYFDQIKAMEYMQAHGIGPILAATNCRFKAPLKSPDTIQIGATVSEFSEHKLIMKYAVWSNTLQRVVAEGEGVIVFVDYREHKKMPVPVDIVDKIKQLQPALFTA; encoded by the coding sequence ATGATTAATGGAATGAATTTTATGGATAAATTTAAACAGCTGTATCCGATTATTGTTGATGACATTGTACGCTGGGGTGACATGGATGCCTTTGGTCACGTTAATAATACCGTGTATTTCCGTTATTTTGAACAAGCGCGGATTGGTTATTTTGATCAAATTAAGGCAATGGAATACATGCAAGCGCATGGTATTGGTCCAATTTTAGCCGCGACGAATTGTCGCTTTAAAGCACCACTTAAATCCCCTGATACTATTCAAATTGGCGCTACAGTGTCAGAGTTTTCTGAACATAAACTTATCATGAAGTATGCGGTGTGGAGTAATACGTTACAGCGTGTTGTTGCAGAAGGCGAAGGGGTAATTGTTTTTGTGGATTATCGAGAGCATAAGAAAATGCCCGTACCGGTAGATATCGTAGATAAAATAAAACAGTTACAACCAGCATTATTTACGGCATAG